A segment of the Toxotes jaculatrix isolate fToxJac2 chromosome 2, fToxJac2.pri, whole genome shotgun sequence genome:
TATTTGAAGTAGATGAACAGTATTAACATGTCCCACTAAGATAAACAATGTAGAAGCTCAGTCTGGCCAACACAGTTAAACACAGTGGAGTGAGGTAAGTTCAGCACAGTCTGTCATGAAGTATATGGCTGCTTCCAGACGTTTGTCATTACAACTTCATTTGGCAGTCCATcacctacagaaaaaaaaacacccttcaGACTAAAACCGTCCCACTGAGGTGACTATTTGCATTTTACTGTACAGTGTGCACAACATGTTTTTACTAATATCAAGAAGGGCAAAAGGTGGTTGACAAAAACAGCAACCTCAGCGAATTGATGGTCTGTTTTAGCTTCATTCAAGCCAGAGCTTGACTTGGAAAACATGAGGAAAAGAACTCCAGCAAAGGCCAAATATTGTATCAGTGGGTTGTTaggaaattgtgtttttaatcttgCTTTCAGTTTGTACCCCCATAAAGGAAACCCTTGTGTCAAAAACCTAGTAAAAGGCTCTAACAAATTTAGTGGCCAAAAATCTGCCCAATTAACCTCCATCACTTAACTAAGCTGTTAATTTCTTGGTAGTTTAAAAGGCTATGCACTTTTGGCTTTACTGCAATTATGGCTGGAGTttgtgaaagtggaagtacatTGCCACAGGTTTATTAGCAGCATGCCTTGTCCACATATCCAGGGAGAGAGGCCTTGTAGCTATCCAAGGTCATTTTTAAGGATTAGTTAGAGGCTTATGGGCTACTGTACATTCTGAGCTACTGCTCAAATACTGCCACCTTGTGGTACCAGGTCGACTGTGTCACAGATATGAAAAGGTTTGTCTGTCCCTCCCTACTCCactatcatttttttccctgtgaaattataaattattttttatttactgaatcTGGTAATTTCATatgttcagtgtttgtattgTCCATAATACTAAAGTCATTTAACAaaagaacagacaaaataacaggTTACAGTTTATGCCTTCACTAGGCCTGACATAAATTGTAAATATCTAAATAAACGCCGCCTTTTTTCACCTCGTTTCCTTGGtcccaaaatgtgaaaaacaattttatttaaatatatgatttttatttaaatgatgatTGACATGCGCTTTAAAGTTTTCCACCCACTTTTCAACCAATCAGATCCAAGGGGCGGGCCTTCACACTAATCTTTACAAAATGgcgactgttgttgttttgccgCAGGGTCAGTGAATAAATCcgcttttcatttcatcatttttcgGAACTAATTTGcagaaacagcactgaaaaaacAGGCACCCCGATAGTCGGCACCGTGtggactgaaatgaaaggtaAAGAGCGGTCGCCGATTAAAAAACGCTCCCGGGCCTTGGACGATATTCGAGACAGGGGAGGATGCCACCCGACCAGCAAGAAAATGGGGGCTCTCTCCGTTTCCAGTGGGAGTAATAATGGAAATAGCTCGACCAAAAGCGACGGTGGCTCGACGAGAAGGAGTCTACTcggtgagaaaagagagagagacttcgACAGTCATAGCCGGGCTGGAAATAATCACAGTTGTCAGTCTGCAGCAGCTAGCTCCGTCGGTAAAAACCACAACCTGAGCCTGACGCTGGACTTAGCCTCACCGAGGACCACTTCACGGGGTGAGCAGCGGGTTCAGCCGCCCAGCGCCGAGAGTGAGTACAAAACCCTCAAAATAAGCGACCTCGGCACCCAGCTGAGCGACGAGGACGTAGAGGACGGACTCTTTCATGAATTTAAGAAATTTGGGGACGTTAGCGTTAAGATAAGCCGTAGCAACGACGAGCGGATAGCGTTCGTGAATTTCAGGAAGCCGGAGGACGCCAGAGCTGCTAAGCACGCCAGGGGTCGGCTGGTGCTGTACGACCGGCCGCTGAAAATTGAGGCAGTGTACATCAACAGGAGGAGAAGCCGCTCTCCTGTGGAGAGAGACTTGTATGGTGCAGCTCAAAGCCATAGACATTTGCAGAGACCCCTCTCGCCTACGGGGCTCGGATATAGAGACTACCGCCTGCAACAGCTGGCCTTGGGACGGCTCCCCCCTCCTCCGCCGCCCCCTTTGCCCAGAGAACTGGAGCGGGACAGGGAATTTGCCCTGTTTGAAGCCAGGGCACGTCCAGCTTTCATTGCAGAACGAGCAGCTTTTCGGGAGGAGGATTTTATATCTCCAGAAGATGACCAAAGAGCCAATAGGACGTTGTTTTTAGGCAACCTGGACATAACTGTTACAGAGGCCGACCTGAGGAGAGCCTTTGACAGATTTGGGGTCATTACAGAAGTGGACATTAAAAGACCCACAAGGGGACAAACCAGCACATATGGATTTCTGAAATTTGAGAACCTTGACATGGCTCACCGTGCTAAGCTTAGTATGTCTGGCAAAATAGTGGGCCGCAACCCCATAAAGATAGGCTACGGGAAAGCAACTCCTACTACACGCCTGTGGGTGGGTGGACTTGGACCTTGGGTTCCTTTAGCTGCCCTGGCAAGAGAGTTTGATCGCTTTGGCACTATAAGGACCATTGACTACAGAAAGGGAGATACCTGGGCCTACATACAGTATGAAAGTTTGGATGCTGCACAggcagcatgcacacacatgagGGGCTTCCCCCTGGGAGGTCCAGAGAGAAGACTTAGAGTCGACTTTGCTGACACTGAGCACCGTTACCAGCAGCAGTTCTTGCAGCCTCTCCCAATCCCACCTTTTGACATGGTGGCTGAGTCATTTGTCCACCGCGCCACACCTGAACCACTGAGGGTCAGGGAACGGACTCCACCGCCGCTTCACTTCAGGGAGAGAGAACTCTTTCCTGGAACCGAGTGGCCAAACCCGGCTATTCGTGAGCGAGTACGTGCCTCACCTTTCGAGCCTCTGGAGCATTTGGAACGTGACCGACGGGCAAGGGAGCCCTGGTCTTTGGAACGAGAGCTGCAGGGACGAGAACCTGTACGCAAGCGGCGTGTAATGGAGGACGGGCGTCATATAGACCACTCCCCTGACAGTACTGAGAGGACATTAAGGCGCAGACGTGCTTCTCCAGATGGCAGTCCTGGAGGTAGCAGCAGAGATGGAGGTCGCTTCAGTGACTCAGAGCGACCTTTGCGGGGTGAGAGGCCCTCCCCAGCACGAGAACGTCACAGCAGCCTGGAAAGAAGTGGGGCTGAACGGAGACTCAAAAGCCAGAGTCTCTCTGACAAGGGACCTTCAAGCAGCAGCGTTTCAGCAGTTGGAGAACGTAAGCGCAAAATAGGTGATGGTGGTAAAGGACTGGCCAAGAGAGAACGTTCTGAGAGCAGTTCCAAGGGAGGCCAGCTGTCCAAGCTGGATGGCACCAGACTCAGTTTGGCCTGGCATGGTATGCTATTGCTGAAGAACAGCAACTTTCCAGCCAACATGCACCTTCTGGAGGGTGACCACAATGTAGCCAGTGACCTGCTTGTTGACGGCTCAACAGGGAGGCAGGTGAGCGAGCTAAAGATCACCCAGCGTCTCCGTCTGGACCAGCCCAAGCTTGACGAGGTTTCCAGGCGCATCAAGGTGGCGGGTCCTGACGGCTACGCCATTCTGCTGGCTGTTCCTGGGACCACAGAGGATATATCTTCGGCTGACCCTGCAGCATCAACTCAGCGGCCACTTCGTAACCTGGTGTCCTACCTCAAccaaaaacaagcagcaggagTCATCAGCCTGCCTGTGGGAGGGAGCAGAGATAAAGACAACACAGGGGTTCTTCATGCTTTCCCTCCATGTGATTTCTCCCAGCAGTTCCTGGATTCCTCTGCCAAAGCTTTGGCTAAAAGTGAAGAGGACTATCTAGTCATGATTGTGGTTCGTGGAgcatcttaaaaaaaatcagaacacACTAAGTTCaag
Coding sequences within it:
- the rbm15 gene encoding RNA-binding protein 15 — its product is MKGKERSPIKKRSRALDDIRDRGGCHPTSKKMGALSVSSGSNNGNSSTKSDGGSTRRSLLGEKRERDFDSHSRAGNNHSCQSAAASSVGKNHNLSLTLDLASPRTTSRGEQRVQPPSAESEYKTLKISDLGTQLSDEDVEDGLFHEFKKFGDVSVKISRSNDERIAFVNFRKPEDARAAKHARGRLVLYDRPLKIEAVYINRRRSRSPVERDLYGAAQSHRHLQRPLSPTGLGYRDYRLQQLALGRLPPPPPPPLPRELERDREFALFEARARPAFIAERAAFREEDFISPEDDQRANRTLFLGNLDITVTEADLRRAFDRFGVITEVDIKRPTRGQTSTYGFLKFENLDMAHRAKLSMSGKIVGRNPIKIGYGKATPTTRLWVGGLGPWVPLAALAREFDRFGTIRTIDYRKGDTWAYIQYESLDAAQAACTHMRGFPLGGPERRLRVDFADTEHRYQQQFLQPLPIPPFDMVAESFVHRATPEPLRVRERTPPPLHFRERELFPGTEWPNPAIRERVRASPFEPLEHLERDRRAREPWSLERELQGREPVRKRRVMEDGRHIDHSPDSTERTLRRRRASPDGSPGGSSRDGGRFSDSERPLRGERPSPARERHSSLERSGAERRLKSQSLSDKGPSSSSVSAVGERKRKIGDGGKGLAKRERSESSSKGGQLSKLDGTRLSLAWHGMLLLKNSNFPANMHLLEGDHNVASDLLVDGSTGRQVSELKITQRLRLDQPKLDEVSRRIKVAGPDGYAILLAVPGTTEDISSADPAASTQRPLRNLVSYLNQKQAAGVISLPVGGSRDKDNTGVLHAFPPCDFSQQFLDSSAKALAKSEEDYLVMIVVRGAS